The Equus quagga isolate Etosha38 unplaced genomic scaffold, UCLA_HA_Equagga_1.0 71441_RagTag, whole genome shotgun sequence nucleotide sequence TGCAGAGTGTCTGACCCTGTGCCATTTGGGGCGACTCTCCCCCAGCCGGCCACACTGCACACCTCTCCAGGCATCACCTGGGCTGTGCCCCAGTGCAGGCTGAGGGGCTGCACAGCTGCAGTCAGCTCAGCCTTTCCTGTCAGCTGatgggaagaggcaagaaagtccagctcagccactggcctcctgggcctggacactGTGATGGGTCTGCactgacttccctctcccctgaGCCACTGGGACTAGTCAGGTGGCCAGGATGGGAAGGAGTGAAGGGACAGGTCCCAGTGGTAGGGGAAGAAATCTGGACCCAGGACAGCAAGAGCAGCAGGGAGGTTCCTTTACCTTTAGTATCATGATGTCGTTGGCAAGGGTCTTAGAATTATAATGTGGGTGACGGATGGCTTTCTTCACAGGGATGAGCTGCTGGGTCCTCTCCTGCTTCTTAATGTTGTGGGCACCCAGGGTCACCGTGAGTGAGCTACACAGAAAGAGGGGTGGTGATGTCGGGGGCGTGTAGTCAAAGGAGATCCAGCCCAGGAGCAATGAAGGGCAGGGGACACCTAGGGTAGGGCAGGGCTGCAGGtaggagaaatcaaaacaacaGGAGTACTGGGCAGTGGGTGACTCTGAAAGGGGATTCTGGGAGTTTTCTCAGCCCTCAGGCAATATTGTGAAAGGACGCTGAGTTTGCCCTTTGACCCTAGTGCATGGTTCCATCCTCCACAGCTGCTTCATTTGACCAGTGTGGTCTCTCTTCTCAACTGGACCACGAGCTCTCACCTCTGACCCTTTGACCCCAAAGCTTGCCTGTCCTATTCTCACTTTCCATAACCCAGGCATGCCCTCAGATGGCTCCTCTGATGACCTCTCATGCCCTTGAGTTCCCAGAAGCCAGGGGAGCTGTCCCGGGCTGCAGACCCTCTGCAGAGGACGGGCATCCCTGTTGGGGTCTCAGGAGGTGTCAGCTGTCTGGGGCCCCTCACCTTCTCCAGCAGTGAGCAGCCGTCAGAACAAAGTCCTGTCGCACGAGGACACCGCCGCagcccttcctcttttcttcattcaGAGGGTGAACCAATGCCATGTAGGGGCGGGAGTGGGGCTTGACCTCATGTCCCCCGATGATCTCCCCTGAAGGAAAAGTCTTATCTACTTGTGCGCACCCAGAGAGTCCACCAGGCATGTGTCACCTTGACGGCAGGACTGCTGGGCATCTGGGAGCCCGAGATGGCCTGGAGTtgagaggggctggggtggggctttCCCtctagaaaaaggaagaggagcaggcTTGGCCTGTGAATGTGTCCTCCACAGATAATTCGAGGTGAGCATCTGCATCTTAGGGACAGCAAAGTCCTAGAGGCTCCTGTGAATTCCTCTCCTGACTTTGCTTTGTTTCAAGAGCCTTTCCAAGGCCCTGTTGTCCTGTGATGTCTGGGATGATGCTGTTTCCAGTGGCCAGGACTGAGGTTTAGGGACCTAGATGTTGTCGTAGCCTGTTTCCCATGGCCCGACGCATAGTGGGGGCCCAAAGCTGTTTGTTGGCTACGTGAAGGAATGGCCCCCAATGGGCCTGAAGGAGAGTTTGTAGGGCCAGTGCTTGTGGGATTCTGGAAAGCAGAGAAGTTCAGGTCCGCAAACAGTGTCTGCATCCTGGAAAGAAGGGAGCTGCTAGAGgcctgggaagaaaagcagaattgGAGAAGGGACTGAGGGGCCTTGGGACTGAGCAAGGCATAGCAGTCCTCTGGGGACAGTGGTCCCACCAACTCCGGGGTCTGCAGAGCTCAGACGTCTCTCCTAATCAGACGCTGAGGGGAGCATCTGTGTCATCCCTGACCAGGAAGCCAGGCCCACTTTGCTCTGGCAGGGGAATTGattactttctcttttccagttctCTCCCCCTGCCATGAACTTCCAGTTAAGTTCCACTTTTCTGATGGCAAATATAGGGCCTAGGGAGGGAATAGCACCCACTGGCTCTTCTTGAGAACTGCCTTCTGCCCTACCATTCCTGATGGTAGCTTACCCAGCGTCATACTTGGGATTCTGAGGTGGGACGGGAGCTGGGATTCAGAATGTTGCTGGTGGATGGACGGATCAGGGATGTGCAGAAGGGGCAGGAGACCTGTGCCCACtgtgtttggggggaggggttgggcATCTGAGGGCGGGGATGGTCACtcacctgcctctgccccaggggACAGTACAAaggccagcaggagcaggagaggcTGCATCTTTCCAGGAAGGTTACCCAGGCTGGGGAGGCTGATGCTTCCTCCTTGTTCTCTTTTATCCCcgaggagaggaaggaggtacAGATGGGATCAGTGACCTCAAGTCCCCCTGTGGTTGTGTGGTGCTTCATCAGGGACGGATTTCTATGAAATTGTCCCCGCCCCCACTCCTTCTGCCTGATGACATCCTCTGGGTGGTTGTGTGAGAATCATGCAGTGAACACATGAGAACCCACAGTGGATGAGTCAGGGCGGACCACTTGTTGCAGCCTAGAGCAGGAACACAAGGGTACAAAGTGGAGACCGTGTGCTGTGGTATCAGCCAGTAGAGGTATTGGAGCCTCTGAAACCTGAGTCCCCAGTGATGGAACCACCAATGCCTCATTTCCATGTTGCTAAGTCCCTCAGGATGATTTCTTTAGCAGATGTATGTTTGGGCCCTTCTCTGTGCCATGACCAAACATAGTGGAGATGTGTCTCCTTCCCTTAGAGAGCTGTCTgtctggtggaggagacagaagcaTCAGCGACCAAAGCACAGTATGGGAAGGGCCATAGTAGAGGGATGCACAAGATGAGAACAAAGCATGGCCACCATCTACCATATCCATGTAGCAACCCATTCATCAGCACAGCTTCCTTCCTAGGGGatttttaacatctctttttAAGTTACAAATGCTCAGAGTGATAGAGTCCATCTCTCTTGTCCAAGTCTTTAACAAAAGTCCTGCACTTGACCTTTATGGGCCTAAATTAACAAATAGTTATGACCCTAGGAATTGAACCCAGTAATCGACTCAAGCCTAGGTCAATTTCCTTTGGGTAGGCTGGAGTCAGTCCCACCCAAACCACATGCACTAAGACTGGGAAAGGGCTGAGTCCCCAGAGGAAGTTCAGATGACTACATTTCTGATTTATATAGCCTGACACATAATAGACTCACATTTGCTCAACAAACTCTGCCAATGATCTCGCTATGATGGAAATGAAGGACTATTGTTTCTAAATAGCCCAAGCCCAATCCTGTTCAGAGAACAACTAAGCATATCTGAGAGGTTAGGGACTGGTGATTTGTTTCCGTCTGTACATTTTCTGTACTTTACAATTTTTCTATGAGTAATATTCTGTATCAAAATCCATGATTCCAGTGTAAATATTCTCCTTATCAAACCTCTACCTTTTTGCACCTAGCTTACCCAGTagtagacattaaaaataaaatcacttttctaATTATAGtggtaataaatattcattaagaaaatatggaaagtagaaaggaacaatgcctctcattttcctctctcccacaGAGAGTCTGTTACCATGAGCAGTGCATTTTAAATACTTGGGATTATATTATACACACAATACAGTTTCCTTTTGTCCTAATTTAACTCTATAATTTAAGGATCTTCCTCATGCTCTTAAAAATCTGTTAGTCAATATCACTATAGTATTTCTTTCCCTAAATACTAAATTTATTCTATACTAAATTATAGTATACTAAATAGGATACTAAACTAAAGTATACTATAGGATACTAAAGAATTCAACATGCAACTATTTCATAGCCttgttggaaaattttaaaaataatttaagtgaagaggaaacaattaaaattacCTGATTTCCCATCACTCATTGATAATCATCTTTAATGTCTTGAAGTATgatctaacatttttttctctcgtgtatatctgcatattttaaaattcaaagggAGTCATGCTAAGCATAACTCTATGagtctttattaaaaattgaggtggaattcacataacatacagtTAACTATTTGAAAGTACAACTCAGTAGCAGTTAGTGCATTCAAAATATTGTGAAACTACCACCTCTCCCTAGTTttgaaactttttcatcacccagAAGAACAATGAACCATACCTGGTAAGCTGTAGGTCCACAGCACAGTGAGCACCGAAtcactttccctcctccctctcctacTCCCGGCCCTGCCCCCTGGCAGCCtataatcttctctctctctctctgtggatttacatattctggatacttcatataaaaggaatcaagtGGTATTTGACCTGTTGTATCTGAGTTCTTTCTTTTAGCGTAATGATTTTGAGGTCCACCCAAGCTGTGGCATGTatcaatattcattctttttaaaggtaaataatattcctttgtatgcatatattacaatttatccattcatctgtgtgtaGACGTTTGGgtttttccatcttttggctattatgactaatgctgctgtaaatatttgtgtaGACATTTCTGTGTGgatcatatgttttcatttctcttggatgcACACCTAGGAGTGGAGCttctaggtcatatggtaatcctatgtttacatttttgaggaaccaccaaacttttTCCCtcagtggttgcaccattttacattcccaccagcaatgcacaagtgttcccatttgtccacatcttcaccaacacttgtgatttttctttctttttgattatagccattcagGTTgt carries:
- the LOC124234118 gene encoding granzyme B-like, coding for MQPLLLLLAFVLSPGAEAGEIIGGHEVKPHSRPYMALVHPLNEEKRKGCGGVLVRQDFVLTAAHCWRSSLTVTLGAHNIKKQERTQQLIPVKKAIRHPHYNSKTLANDIMILKLTGKAELTAAVQPLSLHWGTAQVMPGEVCSVAGWGRVAPNGTGSDTLQEVELTVQQDRVCESYFRNYNSTTQLCVGDPKEKKSSYKVRL